Proteins encoded within one genomic window of Brachybacterium sp. P6-10-X1:
- a CDS encoding AraC family transcriptional regulator: MDTLTEVLDNIRASGALIGQSLLPAPWSVRVEAGATLTIAVMLRGDGWLLREDAQPRRLGTRDLVVLTGRGSTLLASEPDGRGDPARVLTIDGARGGTGCFLDECQVGLGAEVGASLLTAEHALLAGAFPTSGRIADRLLGALPPVLVVPRDQQRSRALDLLEVELEGCEPGQQAVLDRLLDVVLIGALRDWFALPEASAPAWFGAAGDPVVGPALGALHADPAREWTVEELARRAKVSRATFARRFAEAMGEPPISYLAGWRLCLAADLLQDGDHTLDAIARQVGYSSAYSLSAAFTREYGMAPSRYRRRARESVSP, from the coding sequence GTGGACACGCTGACCGAAGTGCTCGACAACATCCGCGCCTCGGGCGCGCTGATCGGCCAGAGCCTGCTCCCCGCGCCCTGGTCGGTCCGTGTCGAGGCCGGCGCCACCCTCACGATCGCGGTGATGCTGCGCGGGGACGGCTGGCTGCTGCGCGAGGACGCGCAGCCGCGCCGACTGGGCACCCGGGACCTGGTGGTGCTCACCGGGCGGGGGAGCACGCTCCTGGCCAGCGAGCCCGATGGGCGCGGAGACCCCGCCCGCGTCCTGACGATCGACGGGGCCCGCGGCGGAACCGGCTGCTTCCTGGACGAGTGCCAGGTGGGCCTCGGGGCAGAGGTGGGCGCCTCGCTCCTGACGGCCGAGCACGCGCTGCTCGCCGGCGCCTTCCCCACCTCCGGGCGCATCGCCGACCGTCTGCTCGGGGCGCTGCCGCCCGTCCTCGTCGTGCCCCGGGATCAGCAGAGATCTCGGGCCCTGGACCTCCTCGAGGTCGAGCTCGAGGGGTGTGAGCCCGGCCAGCAGGCCGTGCTCGACCGGCTTCTCGACGTCGTGCTGATCGGAGCGCTGCGCGACTGGTTCGCCCTTCCCGAGGCCTCGGCCCCCGCCTGGTTCGGTGCCGCGGGCGATCCGGTCGTCGGCCCCGCGCTCGGCGCGCTGCACGCGGACCCGGCGAGGGAGTGGACCGTCGAGGAGCTGGCCCGACGCGCGAAGGTCTCCCGGGCGACCTTCGCGCGCCGCTTCGCCGAGGCGATGGGGGAGCCGCCCATCTCCTACCTCGCCGGATGGCGCCTGTGCCTGGCGGCGGACCTCCTCCAGGACGGGGACCACACCCTCGACGCCATCGCCCGCCAGGTCGGCTACTCGAGCGCCTACTCGCTCAGCGCGGCCTTCACCCGCGAGTACGGGATGGCGCCGAGCCGGTACCGTCGGCGAGCCCGTGAGTCCGTGAGTCCGTGA
- a CDS encoding permease prefix domain 1-containing protein, whose product MATTLTERYIGATIASLPPETQDDVRAELETSIADAVEARVEHGEDSAAAERAALTELGDPAALAAGYADRPLHLLGPRYYLAWLRLLKLLLAIVPACTAGGVALAQVIAGADVGEVIGQTIAVTITVTLHVVFWVTLVFVVLERTGADTGQRWDVDQLPEKRSTGTGRADLIASVIFGGLGVGALLWDRFRSFVWIDGESISILNPDLWPWAVLGLFVLIAAEVGLAALLCVRGRWSVPFAILNTALAVLFVSWALTLWGNGLLVNPEFLDVVLRDNGVAPGTMRILGILLVFSIVGISAWDVIDGWTKARRDARR is encoded by the coding sequence ATGGCCACCACCCTGACCGAGCGCTACATCGGCGCCACCATCGCCTCGCTGCCTCCCGAGACCCAGGACGACGTGCGCGCCGAGCTCGAGACCTCGATCGCCGACGCCGTCGAAGCCCGCGTGGAACACGGCGAGGACTCCGCCGCGGCCGAGCGTGCCGCGCTCACCGAGCTGGGCGACCCCGCAGCACTGGCCGCCGGCTACGCCGACCGTCCGCTGCACCTGCTCGGTCCCCGCTACTACCTCGCGTGGCTGCGGCTGCTGAAGCTCCTGCTGGCGATCGTCCCCGCCTGCACCGCAGGCGGCGTGGCTCTCGCCCAGGTCATCGCCGGCGCCGACGTCGGCGAGGTCATCGGGCAGACCATCGCCGTGACCATCACCGTCACGCTCCATGTCGTCTTCTGGGTGACGCTGGTGTTCGTGGTCCTGGAGCGCACCGGGGCCGACACCGGCCAGCGGTGGGACGTCGACCAGTTGCCCGAGAAGCGATCGACGGGCACCGGACGCGCCGACCTGATCGCCTCGGTGATCTTCGGCGGACTCGGGGTCGGGGCGCTGCTGTGGGACCGATTCCGCAGCTTCGTGTGGATCGACGGGGAGTCGATCTCGATCCTGAACCCTGACCTGTGGCCGTGGGCCGTGCTGGGACTGTTCGTGCTGATCGCGGCGGAGGTGGGGCTCGCAGCCCTGCTCTGCGTGCGCGGCCGCTGGTCCGTGCCGTTCGCGATCCTCAACACCGCCCTGGCGGTGCTGTTCGTCAGCTGGGCCCTGACCCTGTGGGGAAACGGCCTGCTGGTGAACCCGGAATTCCTGGACGTCGTGCTCCGGGACAACGGGGTCGCGCCGGGCACGATGCGGATCCTGGGGATCCTCCTGGTGTTCTCGATCGTGGGGATCTCGGCCTGGGACGTCATCGACGGGTGGACGAAGGCGCGGCGGGACGCCCGGCGCTGA
- a CDS encoding PadR family transcriptional regulator, producing MSEHLDTHLQELRRGTVVLACLQLLRTPGYGYSLLEQLERRGFATDANTLYPLLRRLEKQGFLTSEWNTEDTRPRKFYATSTDGIRLAESLAQEWTVLTASITSLPDDAPERPDDTRFSEEH from the coding sequence ATGAGCGAGCACCTCGACACCCACCTGCAGGAGCTGCGGCGCGGCACCGTCGTGCTCGCCTGCCTGCAGCTGCTGCGCACGCCCGGGTACGGCTACAGCCTGCTCGAGCAGCTCGAGCGGCGCGGCTTCGCGACGGATGCGAACACGCTCTATCCCCTGCTGCGGCGCCTGGAGAAGCAGGGCTTCCTCACCAGCGAGTGGAACACCGAGGACACGCGGCCGCGGAAGTTCTACGCCACCTCGACCGACGGCATCCGCCTGGCCGAGTCCCTCGCGCAGGAGTGGACCGTGCTGACCGCCTCGATCACCTCCCTGCCCGACGACGCCCCGGAACGTCCCGACGACACCCGCTTCTCCGAGGAGCACTGA
- a CDS encoding ABC transporter ATP-binding protein produces the protein MSSADAVVPGHRASGVPSASVDRADPGAAPVLAAHGLHHSFGATRVLQGVDVTVAAGEVVGLVGPNGSGKTTALRILHRALTPDAGQVLLEGRDLRAFTSRERARRIAVMAQELTGEVPLSVADVVLLGRVPHAGPFGSTTDEDLHIATEALESAGARHLARREFGLLSGGERQRVLIARALAQQPRLLLMDEPTNHLDIGSQHHVLQIVRERGLATVVVLHDLNLAARYCDRVILLDGGIVQADGPPRDALAPELISTTYGVATERAWADDGTTQFLFHSRPISRRAI, from the coding sequence GTGAGCTCCGCGGACGCGGTCGTCCCGGGCCACCGCGCCTCGGGCGTCCCCTCCGCGTCCGTCGACCGCGCCGACCCCGGGGCCGCTCCGGTTCTCGCAGCCCATGGGCTCCATCATTCCTTCGGGGCCACGCGGGTGCTGCAGGGGGTCGATGTCACCGTGGCGGCCGGCGAGGTCGTCGGTCTCGTCGGCCCCAACGGCAGCGGCAAGACCACCGCCCTGCGGATCCTGCACCGCGCCCTCACTCCCGATGCCGGGCAGGTGCTGCTGGAGGGTCGGGACCTGCGCGCGTTCACGAGCCGGGAGCGGGCCCGACGGATCGCGGTGATGGCGCAGGAGCTCACCGGCGAAGTGCCGCTGAGCGTCGCCGACGTGGTGCTGCTGGGCCGCGTCCCGCACGCCGGCCCCTTCGGATCCACGACCGACGAGGACCTGCACATCGCGACCGAGGCGCTGGAGAGCGCCGGCGCCCGCCACCTGGCGCGCCGCGAGTTCGGCCTGCTCTCCGGCGGCGAACGCCAACGGGTGCTGATCGCCCGCGCCCTCGCCCAGCAGCCCCGGCTGCTGCTGATGGACGAGCCGACGAACCATCTCGACATCGGCTCCCAGCACCACGTGCTCCAGATCGTGCGCGAACGCGGCCTGGCCACCGTCGTCGTGCTGCACGACCTGAACCTCGCCGCCCGCTACTGCGACCGCGTGATCCTGCTCGACGGCGGGATCGTGCAGGCCGACGGACCGCCTCGCGACGCCCTCGCCCCCGAGCTGATCAGCACCACCTACGGCGTGGCGACGGAGCGTGCGTGGGCCGACGACGGCACCACCCAGTTCCTGTTCCACAGCCGGCCCATCAGCCGACGCGCGATCTGA
- a CDS encoding ABC transporter substrate-binding protein, with amino-acid sequence MSHRSLAAARVGRRTALAGLIALTAAACGPGSADGGGPDGGGADAGATNGFPLELTNCEATLRFEAPPERIVLLESAPVTTLDGIGVLDRVVSRAGAFPPGYYDEDLTARIEAIPALSEDIDAAGHLQINQEVVIAQRPDIVFGLPDGITREAMRGAGAEVVVQDVFCGTDGERASFETLYEEIDTYGRIFGRAGAAEELTGALQERVAAVSESAKDLRTATAAALYPSLGGGPLYTYGAASMVTAQLDALGLQNAFADTAERVFEISSEPLLAADPDVLIVLYQGEGDGSDVVEEMIAKDQLSALRAVQGQQVLPLLFNFSEPASPLVVDGLERIHEWLHEIEA; translated from the coding sequence ATGAGTCACCGCTCCCTCGCCGCCGCTCGCGTCGGCCGCCGCACCGCCCTCGCCGGGCTCATCGCTCTGACCGCAGCAGCCTGCGGCCCCGGCTCGGCCGACGGAGGCGGGCCCGACGGAGGCGGCGCCGACGCCGGCGCGACGAACGGCTTCCCGCTCGAGCTGACCAACTGCGAGGCGACGCTGCGCTTCGAGGCCCCGCCGGAGCGGATCGTGCTGCTGGAGTCCGCGCCGGTGACCACCCTGGACGGCATCGGCGTGCTGGACCGGGTCGTCTCCCGCGCCGGAGCCTTCCCGCCCGGCTACTACGACGAGGACCTGACCGCCCGGATCGAGGCGATCCCGGCCCTCAGCGAGGACATCGACGCGGCCGGGCATCTGCAGATCAACCAGGAGGTGGTGATCGCCCAGCGGCCCGACATCGTCTTCGGCCTGCCGGACGGGATCACCCGCGAGGCGATGCGCGGGGCCGGCGCGGAGGTCGTCGTCCAGGACGTCTTCTGCGGGACCGACGGCGAGCGGGCGAGCTTCGAGACCCTGTACGAGGAGATCGACACCTACGGACGGATCTTCGGCCGTGCCGGCGCCGCCGAGGAGCTCACCGGCGCGCTGCAGGAGCGGGTCGCCGCCGTCTCCGAGTCCGCGAAGGATCTGCGCACCGCCACCGCGGCAGCGCTGTACCCCTCGCTCGGCGGCGGGCCGCTGTACACCTACGGCGCCGCCAGCATGGTCACCGCACAGCTGGATGCCCTCGGGCTTCAGAACGCCTTCGCGGACACGGCCGAGCGGGTGTTCGAGATCAGCTCCGAGCCGCTGCTGGCCGCCGACCCGGACGTGCTCATCGTGCTCTACCAGGGCGAGGGGGACGGCAGTGACGTCGTCGAGGAGATGATCGCCAAGGACCAGCTCTCCGCCCTGCGTGCCGTCCAGGGCCAGCAGGTGCTGCCGCTGCTGTTCAACTTCTCCGAGCCCGCATCCCCGCTGGTCGTCGACGGGCTGGAAAGGATCCACGAGTGGCTGCACGAGATCGAGGCGTGA
- a CDS encoding iron ABC transporter permease: MLLAVATAVSLVLCVGIGPVPIPPGTTAQVIAGHLGVTGAPAADPATDAIIRAVRLPRVLMGAAVGACLAICGAALQAMVRNMLADPYILGVSGGASTGAAAAILFGAGAALGQYAQSVLAFVGALGAALLVFAIARAGGRVSSLRLLLSGVAVGYALTAVTNLLIFSSDSAEGSRSVMFWMLGSLALAQWNAFLLIAGLAAALGIAAMTLGARVLDALSAGDEIAHGLGISPDRARIAFLVMVSLCTAAAVAGAGSIGFVGLVIPHLARRLVGARHRVLIPASALLGSLFLLWADALARVVMAPRELPIGVITAAVGAPFLLILVRRLYARRS; this comes from the coding sequence GTGCTGCTCGCCGTCGCGACGGCGGTCAGCCTGGTGCTGTGCGTGGGCATCGGCCCAGTGCCCATCCCGCCGGGTACGACCGCGCAGGTCATCGCCGGACACCTCGGGGTGACCGGCGCTCCCGCGGCGGATCCCGCGACCGACGCGATCATCCGGGCCGTGCGCCTGCCGCGGGTGCTGATGGGCGCAGCCGTCGGCGCGTGCCTGGCGATCTGCGGGGCGGCGCTGCAGGCCATGGTGCGCAACATGCTCGCCGATCCGTACATCCTGGGCGTCTCCGGCGGCGCCTCGACCGGCGCGGCGGCGGCGATCCTGTTCGGCGCCGGCGCGGCCCTGGGGCAGTACGCCCAGTCCGTCCTGGCCTTCGTCGGCGCCCTGGGTGCGGCCCTGCTGGTGTTCGCCATCGCCCGGGCCGGCGGTCGCGTGAGCTCGCTGCGGCTGCTGCTGTCCGGGGTCGCCGTCGGCTACGCGCTGACGGCCGTGACCAACCTGTTGATCTTCTCCTCGGACTCCGCCGAGGGCTCGCGCTCGGTGATGTTCTGGATGCTGGGGTCGCTCGCCCTGGCCCAGTGGAATGCGTTCCTGCTGATCGCCGGGCTCGCCGCCGCGCTCGGGATCGCCGCGATGACGCTCGGCGCGCGCGTCCTGGACGCCCTCAGCGCCGGCGACGAGATCGCCCACGGCCTGGGCATCTCCCCCGATCGCGCCCGCATCGCCTTCCTGGTGATGGTCTCGCTGTGCACCGCCGCGGCCGTCGCGGGCGCCGGGTCGATCGGCTTCGTCGGCCTGGTGATCCCCCATCTCGCGCGCCGCCTGGTCGGAGCCCGCCACCGGGTGCTGATCCCCGCCAGTGCCCTGCTCGGCTCGCTGTTCCTGCTGTGGGCCGACGCCCTCGCCCGCGTGGTGATGGCACCGCGCGAGCTGCCCATCGGGGTGATCACCGCCGCCGTGGGCGCCCCGTTCCTGCTGATCCTCGTGCGCCGCCTGTACGCCCGTCGGTCCTGA
- a CDS encoding sulfite exporter TauE/SafE family protein translates to MPVLDLALLAVIIGVGAGFQRLTGMGFALVATPFLVLTLGPLEGVLVTNLCGIVSALLNLALVHRDVQWRRLARFTPFSLVGIAGGAVVLLVLPTDPLAILVGVLILLAIGVTVLFRSGDVRDSLPVSSGFGAASGFMNVTAGVGGPALALYAVATGWSHRHFAASAQAHFALISILSLAAKGSLPSMPGAGWTVTILAILIGIGVGERLAGRFAERTLMRLVIILATAGAVMTIVQALV, encoded by the coding sequence ATGCCCGTCCTCGACCTCGCCCTGCTGGCCGTGATCATCGGGGTGGGCGCCGGATTCCAGCGCCTGACCGGTATGGGATTCGCCCTGGTCGCCACGCCCTTCCTGGTGCTCACCCTGGGGCCGCTCGAGGGGGTGCTGGTGACGAACCTGTGCGGCATCGTCTCCGCCCTGCTGAACCTCGCCCTCGTCCACCGGGACGTCCAGTGGCGACGCCTGGCCCGCTTCACCCCGTTCTCGCTGGTGGGGATCGCCGGGGGAGCCGTCGTGCTGCTGGTGCTGCCCACCGACCCGCTGGCGATCCTGGTGGGAGTGCTGATCCTGCTCGCGATCGGGGTGACGGTGCTCTTCCGGTCCGGGGACGTGAGGGACTCGCTGCCGGTCAGCTCCGGGTTCGGCGCCGCCTCCGGGTTCATGAACGTCACCGCCGGGGTGGGCGGACCGGCGCTGGCCCTCTACGCCGTGGCCACCGGATGGAGCCACCGGCACTTCGCGGCCTCGGCGCAGGCGCACTTCGCCCTGATCAGCATCCTCTCGCTGGCCGCCAAGGGGTCCCTGCCCTCGATGCCCGGTGCCGGCTGGACGGTGACCATCCTGGCCATCCTGATCGGGATCGGGGTCGGGGAGCGGCTCGCCGGACGCTTCGCGGAGCGCACCCTGATGCGCCTGGTGATCATCCTGGCGACCGCCGGCGCGGTGATGACGATCGTTCAGGCGCTGGTGTGA
- a CDS encoding helix-turn-helix transcriptional regulator, translating to MDAAHPVHVRADDDGLPDEQLVGELRSLLAAVDGFEQLAERMMLLSDPRRLRILFCIHAHPGVRSSDIARAIGASDSTTSHALALLRDAGWVRAERSGREVRYDLTDSFAHDLLHELGSDHLPGVHHHGPHTSA from the coding sequence ATGGACGCCGCCCATCCTGTGCACGTGCGGGCCGACGACGACGGTCTCCCCGACGAGCAGCTCGTCGGCGAGCTCAGGTCCCTGCTGGCCGCGGTCGACGGCTTCGAGCAGCTGGCCGAGCGGATGATGCTGCTGTCGGACCCGCGGCGCCTGCGGATCCTGTTCTGCATCCATGCCCACCCCGGCGTGCGCAGCTCGGACATCGCCCGCGCCATCGGAGCGAGCGACTCGACCACCTCCCACGCGCTGGCGCTGCTGCGCGATGCCGGATGGGTGCGGGCGGAGCGCTCAGGGCGCGAGGTGCGCTACGACCTGACCGACAGCTTCGCCCATGACCTGCTGCACGAGCTCGGCTCGGACCACCTTCCCGGCGTCCATCACCACGGTCCTCACACCAGCGCCTGA
- a CDS encoding NupC/NupG family nucleoside CNT transporter, whose translation MIDLLWGIGGMAGLLLIAVALSSNRRAIRLRTVIGAFALQLGLGVIVLYWGPGQWALGKVSAGFQAVIDTSGEGIAFLFGPLLPAEGEGSIFALQVLPVIVFFASLTAVLYHWKILPKIVEWLGGGLGKILGTSYAESVNTAANIFVGQTEAPLVIRPYIKRLSRSGLFAVMVGGLSTVAGSVLVGYSLLGAPLEYLIAASFMAAPGALLMAKILMPEDDPEAVAREAALVASSSHRTKRTMAAGSAAGAGTGADAGTVVDGEERDEDDSSDDEDDLEELSYSNVIDAAAGGAADGLKLALNVGAMLLAFISLIALINLLIGVVGGWFGAGDLTFEQILGWLFAPVMAMIGVPWDEAVASGSFVGQKIVVNEFVAFADFGPQIDSFSPKTAAIISFALTGFANLSSLGILLGGLGGLAPERRSEIAQLGLKAILGGTLANLMSATIAGVMLA comes from the coding sequence ATGATCGACCTGCTCTGGGGGATCGGAGGGATGGCAGGCCTCCTGCTCATCGCCGTCGCCCTGTCCAGCAATCGCCGGGCGATCCGGCTGCGCACCGTGATCGGAGCCTTTGCGCTCCAGCTCGGGCTGGGGGTGATCGTCCTGTACTGGGGTCCCGGCCAATGGGCGCTGGGGAAGGTCTCGGCCGGGTTCCAGGCCGTCATCGACACCTCCGGCGAGGGCATCGCCTTCCTGTTCGGGCCGCTGCTGCCGGCCGAGGGCGAGGGAAGCATCTTCGCCCTCCAGGTGCTGCCGGTGATCGTCTTCTTCGCGTCGCTGACCGCGGTGCTCTACCACTGGAAGATCCTGCCGAAGATCGTCGAATGGCTCGGCGGCGGGCTCGGCAAGATCCTGGGCACCAGTTACGCCGAGTCGGTCAACACCGCAGCGAACATCTTCGTCGGCCAGACCGAGGCGCCGCTGGTCATCCGCCCATACATCAAGCGGCTCTCGCGATCGGGGCTGTTCGCGGTGATGGTCGGCGGCCTCTCGACCGTCGCCGGCTCCGTGCTGGTGGGCTACTCGCTGCTCGGCGCTCCGCTGGAATACCTCATCGCCGCCAGCTTCATGGCCGCGCCCGGCGCGCTGCTGATGGCGAAGATCCTGATGCCGGAGGACGATCCCGAGGCCGTCGCCCGCGAAGCCGCGTTGGTCGCGAGCAGCAGCCACCGGACGAAGAGGACGATGGCCGCCGGGAGCGCGGCCGGCGCCGGGACCGGGGCGGACGCCGGGACCGTCGTCGACGGCGAGGAGCGCGACGAGGACGACAGCTCCGACGACGAGGACGACCTCGAGGAGCTCTCCTACAGCAACGTCATCGATGCCGCCGCGGGCGGGGCGGCGGACGGCCTGAAGCTGGCGCTGAACGTGGGCGCCATGCTGCTGGCCTTCATCTCGCTCATCGCGCTGATCAATCTGCTGATCGGTGTGGTCGGCGGCTGGTTCGGCGCCGGGGACCTGACCTTCGAGCAGATCCTGGGGTGGCTGTTCGCCCCGGTCATGGCGATGATCGGCGTCCCCTGGGACGAGGCCGTGGCCTCCGGCAGCTTCGTCGGCCAGAAGATCGTGGTCAACGAGTTCGTGGCCTTCGCCGACTTCGGTCCGCAGATCGACTCCTTCAGCCCCAAGACCGCCGCGATCATCAGCTTCGCCCTGACCGGATTCGCGAACCTCTCCTCGCTGGGCATCCTGCTGGGCGGCCTCGGCGGCCTGGCCCCGGAGCGCCGCTCCGAGATCGCGCAGCTCGGGCTGAAGGCGATTCTCGGCGGCACCCTCGCCAATCTCATGAGCGCCACGATCGCCGGTGTCATGCTGGCGTGA
- a CDS encoding TenA family protein translates to MTLFDALKNDVTAEWRRYTLHPFVEQLGDGTLPLEAFRDYLVQDYLFLVQFARANALAAYKSRTLADIQRSADALGAVLDETALHVRLTESWGIDRESLEAAPEKQATVAYTRYVLDCGNSGGPLDLEVALAPCTIGYAEIGTRLAPRLHGARDHPYRDWIGEYAGADFQGAARAAREHLDAQADGPLLARRFQELVDIFRTATRLETAFWQQALDSHES, encoded by the coding sequence ATGACCCTGTTCGACGCGTTGAAGAACGACGTCACCGCGGAGTGGCGCCGCTACACGCTCCATCCGTTCGTCGAGCAGCTCGGGGACGGCACCCTGCCGCTGGAGGCCTTCCGGGACTACCTCGTCCAGGACTACCTCTTCTTGGTCCAGTTCGCCCGCGCCAACGCGCTGGCCGCCTACAAGTCGCGCACCCTGGCAGACATCCAGCGCTCGGCCGACGCGCTCGGGGCGGTCCTCGACGAGACCGCCCTGCACGTGCGGCTCACGGAGTCCTGGGGCATCGATCGCGAGAGCCTCGAGGCAGCGCCGGAGAAGCAGGCCACCGTGGCCTACACCCGCTACGTGCTGGACTGCGGGAACTCCGGCGGACCGCTCGACCTCGAGGTGGCCCTGGCTCCGTGCACCATCGGCTACGCGGAGATCGGCACACGGCTCGCCCCGCGCCTGCACGGGGCGCGCGATCATCCCTACCGCGACTGGATCGGCGAGTACGCCGGGGCCGACTTCCAGGGCGCGGCCCGGGCAGCGCGCGAGCACCTCGATGCGCAGGCTGACGGGCCGCTCTTGGCACGACGGTTCCAGGAGCTCGTGGACATCTTCCGCACAGCGACCCGCCTGGAGACCGCATTCTGGCAACAGGCGCTGGACAGCCACGAGAGCTGA
- a CDS encoding TenA family protein, whose amino-acid sequence MSTSFTRALREGSEPTWSRAVGHRFVRELHTGEIPDHVMAGYLVQDHRFLDRFLALLGAAVATADTLDARLRLARFAGEVAGDENTFFLRAFESLGVTEQQRARIPDTPATAGFLALFDEAAASRDYAEILAVLLVTEWLYLDWAQAAPRPRPESFVHAEWIALHDNPAFVELVSLLRGELDRVGPGRADAARARFERAVQLELDFFDQAYARPLGAVGAPAASAAPDASTGGAR is encoded by the coding sequence TTGAGCACGAGCTTCACCCGCGCCCTGCGTGAGGGCAGCGAACCCACCTGGTCCCGCGCCGTCGGCCATCGCTTCGTCCGCGAACTGCACACCGGCGAGATCCCGGACCACGTCATGGCGGGATACCTGGTCCAGGACCATCGCTTCCTCGACCGCTTCCTGGCCCTGCTGGGAGCGGCCGTGGCCACGGCCGACACCCTCGACGCCCGTCTTCGCCTCGCCCGCTTCGCCGGCGAGGTCGCCGGGGACGAGAACACCTTCTTCCTGCGGGCCTTCGAGTCGCTCGGCGTGACGGAGCAGCAGCGCGCACGGATCCCCGACACCCCGGCCACCGCAGGGTTCCTCGCTCTGTTCGACGAGGCGGCCGCGAGCCGGGACTACGCGGAGATCCTGGCCGTGCTGCTGGTGACGGAGTGGCTGTACCTCGACTGGGCGCAGGCGGCGCCACGCCCCCGGCCGGAGAGCTTCGTGCACGCCGAATGGATCGCTCTGCACGACAACCCCGCCTTCGTGGAGCTCGTCTCCCTGCTGCGCGGCGAGCTGGACCGCGTCGGCCCCGGCCGCGCCGACGCCGCGCGGGCACGCTTCGAACGCGCCGTGCAGCTCGAGCTGGACTTCTTCGACCAAGCCTACGCGCGGCCTCTCGGGGCGGTCGGTGCTCCCGCCGCGTCGGCCGCTCCCGACGCCTCGACGGGAGGCGCCCGATGA
- a CDS encoding homocysteine S-methyltransferase family protein: protein MTQNLLTDRLDAGPVICAEGFLFELERRGYLTAGEFVPEVALEFPEALRSLHLDFQRAGSDVVEAFTYNGHREKMRVIGKEDLLEPLNRSALQIAREVADRVPGNLMAGNISNSNIWDPEDPARQAEVRSMFEEMVGWAVEEGADLIIGETFYYAGEALTALEVAKASGLPVVLTLAPMAFQEMADGVGIVETARRLEQGGADVVGLNCFRGPATMLPWLQQIREAVSCHVGALPIPYRTTAEEPTFFNLSDVRASVPSPHGRTFPTALDPLLTNRYEIGAFAREAFDLGVNYLGVCCGAAPIHIREVAEAVGRTTEASRFSERMENHFMYGSNERLPEHIVGLGDRA, encoded by the coding sequence ATGACCCAGAACCTCCTGACCGACCGCCTCGATGCCGGCCCCGTGATCTGCGCCGAAGGCTTCCTCTTCGAGCTCGAGCGCCGCGGATACCTCACCGCCGGGGAGTTCGTCCCCGAGGTCGCCCTCGAGTTCCCCGAGGCCCTGCGCTCCCTGCACCTCGACTTCCAGCGCGCCGGCTCCGACGTCGTCGAGGCGTTCACCTACAACGGCCACCGCGAGAAGATGCGCGTGATCGGCAAGGAGGACCTGCTCGAGCCGCTGAACCGCTCGGCGCTGCAGATCGCCCGAGAGGTCGCCGACCGGGTGCCGGGCAACCTGATGGCCGGCAACATCTCGAACTCGAACATCTGGGACCCGGAGGATCCGGCCCGCCAGGCCGAGGTGCGGTCCATGTTCGAGGAGATGGTCGGCTGGGCCGTCGAGGAGGGCGCGGACCTCATCATCGGCGAGACCTTCTACTACGCCGGCGAGGCGCTGACGGCGCTCGAGGTCGCGAAGGCCTCCGGACTGCCGGTGGTGCTGACGCTCGCTCCGATGGCGTTCCAGGAGATGGCCGACGGGGTGGGGATCGTCGAGACCGCCCGGCGTCTCGAGCAGGGCGGGGCGGACGTGGTGGGACTGAACTGCTTCCGCGGACCGGCCACGATGCTGCCGTGGCTGCAGCAGATCCGCGAGGCGGTCTCCTGCCACGTGGGGGCGCTGCCGATCCCGTACCGGACCACGGCCGAGGAGCCCACCTTCTTCAACCTCTCCGACGTCCGCGCCTCCGTCCCCTCCCCGCACGGGCGGACGTTCCCCACCGCGCTGGATCCGCTGCTGACGAACCGCTACGAGATCGGGGCCTTCGCCCGCGAGGCGTTCGACCTGGGCGTGAACTATCTGGGCGTGTGCTGCGGCGCCGCCCCCATCCACATCCGGGAGGTCGCCGAGGCCGTGGGGCGGACCACCGAGGCGAGCCGCTTCTCCGAGCGCATGGAGAACCACTTCATGTACGGCAGCAACGAGCGACTGCCCGAGCACATCGTGGGCCTGGGCGACCGCGCCTGA